A region of the Leptospiraceae bacterium genome:
CTCATGAAATATTCTTCTGCGAAGATAATTCTCTCATAGTAAAACCAGTAAAAAAGAACGAAAATAAGCGTAAAGGAGAGGCTTTTTAGAACTAAAACAATTCCCAAAAAAATTAAAAAATTTCCGATGTAAAGCGGATGTCGAAAAATCGAATAGATTCCGGTTTTGTTGACCGTGTCAGCGACCTGTTTTTTAGTGTTTCTTCCGGAAGTCATAGCCGGAACAAAAGCAATCGTAATCGCCCTGACCCCAATTCCTAAGAGGGAAACAAAAAAACAGACTATCACATAAAGTAAATGAGTTTCATGGGTTCCTCCGAAGTAGCGGGTTGAGGGTAGATAAAAGAAAGAAAGTAAAATGATAATGCCGGGAATGTAAGAACGCCAGCGAAAAAGCAGGTTACCCTGTTTGTCCAGATCTTCAATAAATGCCATTTAATTATTTTCCTATTTTAAAAACTAGTTGTCCTTTATTACAAATTTTATGATTTAGGATTATGTCAACCGATTCCTTTATATCTTATGATTTCAATTATCCCTTCCTGTGGTTTCTGGATGCGGCTATGCCGGGGCTTTTGAAACTGGTTTATAACCAGGATAAGCTTGTTATTTCCGACGAGGATCGAAAATTATTAAAAAGCATTAAGAAAAAGCGGGTGATTTTAATAGCCAATCATCCAACTACCGAAGATCCACCCGTCGCCTACAGTATCACTTTACACATGTATTCGAGGGCTAATTTTATGGCGGCCCGAGAGGTATTTGATTGGGGAAATGGCCTGGTTGGAAAACTGATTCGCAGTGTAGGAGCTTATTCGGTGCTTGCAGGTTCTGCGGACAGAGAATCGGTGAAGCTTTCAAGAAGAATTATTTCCCAGCCGGAATCTAAACTGGTTTTATTTCCGGAAGGAGAACCGAATTGTAAAGAAAATGATAATCTTCTCCCTTTTCAAAGCGGCGTAGCTCAAATTGCATTCTGGGGCTATGAAGATGCAGTGAAAAAAGAACTGGGGGCTGATGTATATATTCTTCCCTGTTTTATTAAATATCGAAT
Encoded here:
- the lmtA gene encoding lipid A Kdo2 1-phosphate O-methyltransferase; this translates as MAFIEDLDKQGNLLFRWRSYIPGIIILLSFFYLPSTRYFGGTHETHLLYVIVCFFVSLLGIGVRAITIAFVPAMTSGRNTKKQVADTVNKTGIYSIFRHPLYIGNFLIFLGIVLVLKSLSFTLIFVLFYWFYYERIIFAEEYFMRNKFKEQYLNWAAQTPIFFPNFSNFKKPELPFSFKNILKREYPSLAGAVFVFLLYDIGIVYINEFMGSSESFLKAIKPIHFYIFYIDLAFYAIVRVLVKATRLLEVEGR